GAAGCAAGCGAAACTGACGCACCGCAAGGCAAAGGACATCCTCCGTGCGAGCGGACTGAAGCTGCTGCCCGAGGACAACGTGCACGTCGCGAAAGACCTGGCGAAGGTCAAGGACGGCACCGCGCTGTCGCCGGTCCTGCTGGTCCGCGGCCACGGCCATCCCGGCTTCGACGCCCGCGAGGACCTCGTGATCGCCGACGGCTACCACCGGGTGTGCGCGTCGCACCACCTGGACGAGAACGCGGACATTCCCTGCAAACTGATCTGAGCGGCGGCTTCGGTTCCGAAACGGTTGCGAAGACGGGCCGGCGGTAACGCGCCTGCCCGGTTGCCGATCTCCAGGCGAGATCGACGAGCGAGGCGGGACCGTGGACGAGTTCGACATCGAGAAGCATCCGGACCTGATGAATCCGGAATGGCAGAAGCACGCCGAACGCGAGGCGTGGATCGGAGCGCGGCAAGACCGCCGCCGGGGGAGGAGCCGCAAGGCGGCGACGATCGCCGCGGTCGTGGTCGTCGCCGCCGCGGCGGTCGGGGTCTACCTGTGGACCCGTCCGGCGGGCGACCAGTCCGCGGCGAGCCCGGTGCCGGCCGGTTCGCTGGCCGCCGTACCGTCGACCGCCACGCCTTCGACCGCCGCGCCCGGGCCGACCGACCTGCCGACCGCGGCGTCGGTCGACCTGTCCAGGCCGTTCGACAACACCCCGGCGCAGAACTGGCGCGAGGGCATCGACGGGCTGGCCATCCCGCCCGCGGCGAAAACCGGCCCGTTCTCCGCGAAGCAGGTGGAGCAGGCTCAGCAGCAGGTCAAGCAAGCGATCGTGCTCGCGCATTTCGACAACGGCATCCACGAAAGCCACAACGCGGACGCGCTCGTCCAGCTCTTCGCACCGAACGCCCGGACCGACATCCAAGCCCATGCCGTGAGCTATGCGGTCTTCTTCCCGGAGGGCTACCACCTCCTCCCGGCGCCGCCGCGGATGAACGGCAAGATGACCGTCCGCCCGGGCGACGAGGGCGAGCTCGTCGTGCATGTCTCGTACGTAGTGGCCTACGCGTTCGACCCGGGAACTCACACCTACCACGGCCCGGCCGACCTGGATCCGTTCGTGCGGGTCGACCAGGACTACGTCCTGCGCATCGGCTCCGGGTGGGAGCCGGGCGACCGCGGCCTGTGGTTCGACAAGGGCGGTTCGTACTTCACCAGCATCGCGTGCCGGCAGCCGGACGACGGCATTCTCGCGCCCGCGTTCAGCGACCCGACCTACGACGCCCCGCCGATCAGTGCCCAGCCGGGCGAGTTCGATCCGGACAAACCCCTGCCTACCAAGGGAAACTGCGGAAAGTAACGGTGCGCTGGACGGGTACCGCATTCGGGTCGCGACCGCCGGGCGGGCAGCCGGTAGTATCACTCCCGATGATCACGAATGCGTCTCGGCCGGTCCGGGCGAGCGGTCCTGCCCGGTGGCGGGTCGACGAGGTCGGCTGGAAGGTGCGGCTGCGCGAGGTCCGCCCGGCCGACCGGCGCACGCTGACCGGTTTCGACCGGGACGGGGCACGGGCGCGGGACCTGCAGGTCGGCGGCTACCGGCACTGGGCGACGCATCGGATCAGCGCCGCGGACTGCCCGGACGGGTTCCATTTCGCGATCGAAACCCTGCACAATCGGACGCTGGTCGGGTCCATCTGGATCGAGACCGACCCGTTCACCGGCCGGTTCAGCTACGGCATCGGGATCGGCCCGCAGCACCGCCGGTGCGGATACGCCGCGGACGCGGTCGCGCTGCTGCTGGCGTTCATGTTCAAGCGGTGCCGGTACCGCGCGTGCGAGGTCAGCGTCAACGGCAGCAACTTCGCGTCGCTCGCGCTGCACGGCGAACTCGGCTTCCGCGAAGCGGCCCGGCCGCGCGACGTCGAGCTGCGGCGCGGCGAGATCAAGTACCCGGTGCTGATGAGCATCACCGCCGAGCAGTTCGCCGCGCACCACCCGGCCCTCTCGGCCGCACGCGGCCCCGGTCGTCCGTCGCGCGGTCGGCACTGGCGGATCGAGCGCCCCGGCCGCCACCGCCGCACCAGTCTGCGGATCGCCGAGTAACCGGCGGGTTTTTCCGCGCGCCGCAAGTGCTTCCGCTCCGGACCAGAAACTCCGGCAGCTCCTCTGCTCTCCTGCGTTCCGGCCGCCCCGAAAGGCCGAACGCAGCGCTTTCACCTGCGCCGACCCTTGACTTCGACGTTCACGTCGATAACATGACGCGAACGTAACGCGGGTGGGCGAAGGGGCCCGCCCGCCGGAGGGAGATCACCGTGCGCATCGTGCAACGACGTATGTCCCGGATGGCGGCGGTGATGTCTGCCGCGGTGCTCGCGCTGGCCGGCGCCACCGCGGTGGCCAGCGCGGCCGACAGCTGGCCGCTGGCCCCGCGGGCAGTGTCCGGACTGCCCGGCATCCCGGCGGCGACCGACCTGGCGAACGTGACCTCGGCGAGCGGCGCGCACTGCCGCGACTACTTCTTCCCGGTCACCGAATCGCCCGGAAGTTCCGCCGTGCTCAAGGAATTCGGCCAGCTGTGCACCGCTGACCCGGCGTTGCTGGGCAAGCAGCCAGTGCAGATCCTGGTCCACGGCGGGACCTACGACCACACCTACTACGACTGGCCGTATCAGCCGGAGCGCTACAACTATGTCCGCTACATGACCCAGCGCGGCTTCACGACGCTGAATCTTGACCGGATCGGCTACGGCCGCAGTGATCATCCGCTCGGCGCGAGCATGAACTTCGACGTCGCCGCGAACACGACCCATCAGATCGTGCAGTACCTGCGCCAAGGCGGGCTGGGCACGCGGTTCGGCACGGTCACTCTGAACGGCTACTCGATGGGCGGCCTCACCTCGCAGGTCGAGGCGGGCACGTTCCACGACGTCGACGCGCTGATGGTGCACGCTGTCGGGCACGGGCTGCTGACTGCGGCTTCCGTCGCCCGGCTGGGCACCTTCGCCTATCCCGCGTTGCTGGACCCGAAATTCTCCGGCCGGCCGTGGGCGATCGATCCCGCGTATCTGACCAGCATTCCGGGCCGGCGCACCATCTTCTACGGTCCCTCGGCGACGTACGACCCGCGCCAGCTGACCGTCGAGGACGCCACCAAGGACACCATGTCAGCGACCGAGCTCGCGGACATCACCCTGCGCACCTACACCGACCAGACGAAGAACATCGACGCGCCGATCCTGTGGTCGCCCGGCCAGTACGACAAGATCTGGTGCGGCACCACCGACGACTGCGACACCGATCCGATGTCCGCCGCCGAACCGGGCTTCTACCGGCCGGGCGTGTTCACCAAGTACATCGTGCAGAACACCGGCCACGCCACCCTGCTCGGCTACGGCGGCCTCGACTACCTGAACGAAATCGTCCGCTGGCTCGGCGAGCACGGCATCCACGGCGTGGGAGGAGCCCGCGGGTAAGCTGCGGATCATGTCCACCGCCGAGCGAGGTAAGGGAAAACGCAGCGAGCTGCGCCGCACGCTGGTGACATCGGAGCTCCTGGACACCGCGACCCGGCTGTTCGCGGAAAAGGGCTACGAGGCGACCAGCTTGCTGGACATCGCGAACGCGCTGAACATCTCGCGGCCCGCGCTGTATCACTACGTGAGCAAGAAGGAAGACCTGCTCGCGATGCTCGTCGAACAGGTCACGAACGGTTTCGCCGAGGTGCTCGCCCAGTTCAAGGAGCGCGACGACCTCGCGCCGTCGGAGAAGATCGCCGACGTCGTCGGGCTGATCGTGCGGCAGCGTGCCGAGCATTCCGATCAGTTCCGCATCCTCGACCGGTCCGAGCCGATCCTGCCGGAACCGCTCGCGGGCGAGCACCTCGAAGCGAAGCGCACCGTCCTGCGCGAGTTCACCGCGCTGGTGGAGGCGGGCATCGAAACCGGGGAGTTCCGTCCGGTCGACGCCCGCACCGCCGCGTTGTCCTTGCTGGGCATGTGCAACTGGGTCGCCTGGTGGTTCCGACCCGGCTCGGACATCGAAGCGGTCGTCGCGACCATCACCGGCTTGTCCACGGCGATGCTCGCGGCCGGCGATCACACCGGACGCGGGCGGCAGGACGCCAAGACGATCGACCAGATCCGCGCGCTCCTGGACCGCCTCGAAGGCTGACCGGGCTCTACTCCGGCCGTGCGGCGCATCAGCGTCGCACGGCCTTTTTCGTGTCCGAGCGTGGAGGCGCACACTGTGACATGGACGTCGAATCTTCGACATAGCTATTGAACTTTCGCCTGAACCGGCTTACCGTCGTTCCCATGACGTTGCCTCCACCCGCACCACCGACGACCCCGTACGACGAGGTCAGCGTGCTTGCCTATCGGCGTGCCAGGTTCTGGGCGGGGCGGTCGCTGCCGGCGGAACTGCTCGACGCCGCCCGCCGCCACCGGACGCGGACCGCGCTGCTGTCCGAGGGCCGCACGTGGACCTACGACGAACTCTTCGACGAAGCGCAGCGGTTCGCGGCCGGGCTGCTCCGCTCCGGCGCGGCCCGGCCGGGCGAGCCGGTGCTGTTCCAGATGGGGAACGTGGCCGAGACAGTGGTCGCCTACCTGGGCTGCCTGTTCGCCGCAGCGCCGCCGGTGTGCACGCTGCCGCAACACGGGACGCGCGAGATCTCCCTGCTCGCGGCGCACGTCGGCGCCCGCACTCTCCTGGTGCAGGCCGATTTCCGCGACGGGCGGCTGCGCGCTCAGGCCGAACAGCTCCTCGCCGAAGGCGCGATCGCCGAGGTGGTGACGTGTCGCGGCGAGCCGATCGGCACCGCAGGGACCTACGACCGGCTGGTGCGCGAACCGGTCCGGGAATCGTTGCCCTATCTCGAAACCGACCTGCTCAGCCCCGCGGTCTTCCAGCTGTCCGGCGGGACGACCGGCCTGCCGAAGGTCGCTCCGCGGCTGCATGAGGAATACGCCTACAACTCCCGTGCCTGGGCCGCCGCGATGGCGATGGACGAGCACTCCCGTGTCCTGTATCCGTTGCCCCTCATGCACAACGCCGGGATTTCGCTCGCCCTCCAGCCGTCGATCTTCGCTGGGGCGACGCTCGTGCTCGCGCCCTCGGCGGACGTCGACACGCTCCTCGGCCTGATCGCCGAACACCGCCCGGACGTACTGCCCCTCGTGCCCCCCGCCCTCGCGGTCCGGCTGCTCGATTCGGCGCGCGCCCAACGGGCCGATTTCTCCTGCCTGCGCGATTTCGTCGTCGGCGGGCAGCGACTGCCGGTCGAGGTCGCCGAGCGGCTGCGCGACGAGCTGGGCATCCGGATCCGGCAGATGTTCGGCATGGCGGAAGGGATGTTCCTGGTCACGCCGGCCGGTGCGGACGAGGCGGTGCGCCACCACACGGTCGGCGCGCCGATCTCCGCGGCCGACGAGATCCGGATCCTCGACCCGGTCTCCGACGAAGAAGTACCGGACGGCGAGGTCGGCGAGTTCGCCGCGCGCGGGCCGTACACGATCCGCGGCTACTACCGCGCCGACGAGCACAACCGGACCGCGTTCACCTCCGACGGGTTCTACCGCACCGGCGATCTGGCCCGGCGGCACGTGACCGCGGAAGGCGTCAGCTATTCGATCGACGGCCGGATCAAGGACGTGATCAACCGGGGGGTGGAGAAGATCTTCGCCGAAGAGGTGGAGGAGATCATCGTCGCGCACCCGGACGTGGTCACCGCCGCGCTCGTCGCGATGCCCGATCCGGTGCTGGGCGAACGCGCCTGCGCGTACCTGGTGCTGGAGGACGGCGCGGCGCCGTTGACGGTCGCGACGCTGGCCGCGCACCTGCTGGCCCGGGGGCTGGCGAAATACAAACTGCCCGAGCGGGTCGAGATCGTGCCCGCGCTGCCGCTGACGAACGTCGGCAAGGTCGCGAAGAACCGGTTGCGCGAGGACGTCCAGGCGAAACTGGCCGAAGGGAGCGCCCGATGACCCGGCGGGTGAACGTGATCGGCGGCGGCCCCGGCGGGCTGTACGCCGCCCGGCTGCTGAAACTGCACGACCCGGGCCTGGAGGTGGTCGTCCACGAGCGGATGGACGGCGCGCAGGAGACGTTCGGATTCGGCGTCGGCCTGACCGAGGCCACTATGCGCAATCTCGAACAGGCCGACCCGGAAACCGCTGACCGCGTCCGGGAGGTCAGCTACGTCGGGCACGAACTGCGGTTCGCCGCCGGGGACCGGTCCGTCTGCTTGCACGGCGCACGGAACCTCGCGGTCGGCCGAGCCGCGCTGCTGCGAGTCCTGACCGAAGCGGCGACCGCGGTCGGCGTCGAGTACCGGGCCGGCTCCCGCGCGGATCTGGGCTCGGTGAACGGCGATGTCGTCATCGCCGCGGACGGGGTCGGCAGCGGGACGCGCGCCAAACTCGGCACCGAATTGGGAGTGCGGACCAGCCTCGGCCGCACGCGGTACGTCTGGTGTGGCGCGCCGTTCGCCGCGTCGTCCGCGTTCTTCGCCTCCGCCCGGCGCGGGCAACAGCTGTTCGTCACGCATGCGTACCCGTATGCCGAGGACCGCAGCACGTTCCTGATCGAAGTCGACGACGAGACCTGGACCGCGGCCGGGCTGGGCGAGTTCGACGCGGCGACCGCGCCGGGCGAAACCGACCAGCAGAGCGTGCGCCTGCTCGAAAACGTGCTCTCGGGCCAATTGCGCGGCGGGGAATTGCTCGCCAACCGCACGCGGTGGAGCCGGTTCGTCAATCTCGACCTGGAACGGTGGCACACCGGGAACGTCGCGCTGCTCGGCGACGCCGCGCACACCGCGCACTACACGCTCGGTT
This sequence is a window from Amycolatopsis benzoatilytica AK 16/65. Protein-coding genes within it:
- a CDS encoding GNAT family N-acetyltransferase, whose translation is MRLREVRPADRRTLTGFDRDGARARDLQVGGYRHWATHRISAADCPDGFHFAIETLHNRTLVGSIWIETDPFTGRFSYGIGIGPQHRRCGYAADAVALLLAFMFKRCRYRACEVSVNGSNFASLALHGELGFREAARPRDVELRRGEIKYPVLMSITAEQFAAHHPALSAARGPGRPSRGRHWRIERPGRHRRTSLRIAE
- a CDS encoding TetR/AcrR family transcriptional regulator → MSTAERGKGKRSELRRTLVTSELLDTATRLFAEKGYEATSLLDIANALNISRPALYHYVSKKEDLLAMLVEQVTNGFAEVLAQFKERDDLAPSEKIADVVGLIVRQRAEHSDQFRILDRSEPILPEPLAGEHLEAKRTVLREFTALVEAGIETGEFRPVDARTAALSLLGMCNWVAWWFRPGSDIEAVVATITGLSTAMLAAGDHTGRGRQDAKTIDQIRALLDRLEG
- a CDS encoding alpha/beta hydrolase, with translation MRIVQRRMSRMAAVMSAAVLALAGATAVASAADSWPLAPRAVSGLPGIPAATDLANVTSASGAHCRDYFFPVTESPGSSAVLKEFGQLCTADPALLGKQPVQILVHGGTYDHTYYDWPYQPERYNYVRYMTQRGFTTLNLDRIGYGRSDHPLGASMNFDVAANTTHQIVQYLRQGGLGTRFGTVTLNGYSMGGLTSQVEAGTFHDVDALMVHAVGHGLLTAASVARLGTFAYPALLDPKFSGRPWAIDPAYLTSIPGRRTIFYGPSATYDPRQLTVEDATKDTMSATELADITLRTYTDQTKNIDAPILWSPGQYDKIWCGTTDDCDTDPMSAAEPGFYRPGVFTKYIVQNTGHATLLGYGGLDYLNEIVRWLGEHGIHGVGGARG
- a CDS encoding FAD-dependent monooxygenase, with translation MTRRVNVIGGGPGGLYAARLLKLHDPGLEVVVHERMDGAQETFGFGVGLTEATMRNLEQADPETADRVREVSYVGHELRFAAGDRSVCLHGARNLAVGRAALLRVLTEAATAVGVEYRAGSRADLGSVNGDVVIAADGVGSGTRAKLGTELGVRTSLGRTRYVWCGAPFAASSAFFASARRGQQLFVTHAYPYAEDRSTFLIEVDDETWTAAGLGEFDAATAPGETDQQSVRLLENVLSGQLRGGELLANRTRWSRFVNLDLERWHTGNVALLGDAAHTAHYTLGSGTKLALEDAIALAGALAGESSVTAAFAAYERARRPAVERFKQLAGRSQRWWDSYRWRADWPAERLGLSYMTRSGNLTMADYAASEPEVVRTALEWLGTAPSGDPAEWVLAQPLRGNGIHLPARAITRAELGRPVEEVGWTEPDVWGEAADAAVGRLAAGAGPLLVTGKPDEFWARVDLAERLRLQTRRTVGVDLPRSARAFAATSVGAGRADFVTVSQEDS
- a CDS encoding (2,3-dihydroxybenzoyl)adenylate synthase — translated: MTLPPPAPPTTPYDEVSVLAYRRARFWAGRSLPAELLDAARRHRTRTALLSEGRTWTYDELFDEAQRFAAGLLRSGAARPGEPVLFQMGNVAETVVAYLGCLFAAAPPVCTLPQHGTREISLLAAHVGARTLLVQADFRDGRLRAQAEQLLAEGAIAEVVTCRGEPIGTAGTYDRLVREPVRESLPYLETDLLSPAVFQLSGGTTGLPKVAPRLHEEYAYNSRAWAAAMAMDEHSRVLYPLPLMHNAGISLALQPSIFAGATLVLAPSADVDTLLGLIAEHRPDVLPLVPPALAVRLLDSARAQRADFSCLRDFVVGGQRLPVEVAERLRDELGIRIRQMFGMAEGMFLVTPAGADEAVRHHTVGAPISAADEIRILDPVSDEEVPDGEVGEFAARGPYTIRGYYRADEHNRTAFTSDGFYRTGDLARRHVTAEGVSYSIDGRIKDVINRGVEKIFAEEVEEIIVAHPDVVTAALVAMPDPVLGERACAYLVLEDGAAPLTVATLAAHLLARGLAKYKLPERVEIVPALPLTNVGKVAKNRLREDVQAKLAEGSAR